Genomic segment of Bacteroidota bacterium:
CCTGCATTTTGCGGCTCGCCCCATTTATCCTTATTGCGGTAAGAAAAATAAATATCAAAATTGCCGCGGCCACCGGGACGGCCAAATGCAGCGAATGTAAGTACTTGCCCATCCTGTGAGATCATCAAAGCTCCTTCATTCATATCTGTGTTTACATCGCCGGGTAATGGAATTGTAGTCGTCCACTGGTTATTTTGTTTTTTCGAAGTAAAAAAATCTTCATTAATAGCTGAAAGTTTTCTGGTGATCATAAACTCGCTTCCATCAATGGTCAATGAAGGAAAATATTCGGAATATTTTGAATTGATACCGTCGCCCAGGTTTTTTGGATCGAATAAATACTTTTTACCTGCATTCTTTTTTTCGAATTCAACACCAAATTCATAATTGTGTTTTCTATCTTCTGCTCTTTTACGTCCCCCGGGACTTAATTTAGGATCAGTGAGATATTGATCAACTACACTCAAAGCTTTTTTAAAGTCACCTTTGCCTGCAAGAGCAAGTGAATAAGATAGCCTGTACGGTTTTGTGTAAACAGAATCTCTTGCAATAGCTTGCTCATAATATTCTGTTGCCAATTGATATTTTTTCTGCTGATTGTACACACTGCCCAGCGCCATATAGGCATCTACATAGCCAGTGTCTGTATAGATCGCTATTTCCAGTAATGATATAGCTTCAGCAAAACTTCCTTCATCTGCTTTTGCCATACCTGAAGAAAAATATTGCTGTGCTTTCTTATTTATTTTGGCGGGATTATAATGCTGCGAAAGAATTGAATTGGCAATAAGCAATTGGCAACAGGCAAGAAATACTAAGGAGAGATTATTTTTCATTGATACCGGGTATAATAAGTAACGAATTTAAATTTTTTTTACTCCATTTTCAGTAAATTATTGTTAAGTAGAGTTGCTTATTGCCAATTGCATATTGTGCTCACGGCACGTTAATATACTTATGTATCTGCAGGCTCAGTTCCCATTTAGGATTTGCTTTGATATATTCAATTATCAAAGGGGTCATTTCGGCTGCTTTATCCCATTCAGGTTGCAGGTACAATTTACATTCCGATGAAACCAGTGCAGCATATTTTTCAGCCCAATCAAAATCTGATTTATTGAAAATGATGATCTTTAATTCATTTGCATGAGGAATAATTTCAGGCAATGGAGCTTTGAATTTTTTTGGTGATAAACAGACCCAGTCCCACGAACCGCTTAATGGATGTGCACCCGATGTTTCAATATTTGTTTTTAAGCCGGCTTCATGTAATGCAGCAGTTAGTTCATCAAGATCATGCATCAAAGGTTCGCCACCTGTGATCACAACCATCCCGGCAGCTGTCTTCGAAATATCAGAAAGTAGATCTTCAATTTTTAATTGCGGATGCTTATCTGCATCCCAGCTATCCTTTACATCGCACCAAACACAACCTACATCACAACCACCGAGGCGAATAAAGTAGGCAGCCTTTCCCTGGTGATAACCTTCACCTTGTAATGTGTAAAAATGTTCCATTACAGGAAGCGAAGAGATAGTATGTTTTGTGAGTAAGCTCATTTAAACAAGATCTTTTGATACACGACGCTTAGTTGTTTTGAACACATGCTTTAAATGTGTTTTTCAATAATGCAGCGATCGTCATAGGGCCAACACCGCCGGGTACAGGTGTAATGTAAGAGCATTTTGGTGCTACATTTTCATAATCTACATCACCTTTTAATTTAAACCCGCTTTTCTTACTTGCGTCTGCAACTCTTGTAATACCGACATCAATTACGATGGCACCTTCTTTCACCATATCTGCAGTTAGAAAATCAGCTTTGCCCAATGCTGCTACAATTATATCGGCTGATCTACATAGCTCAGCAATATTTTTTGTTTGTGAATGACAAAGTGTAACGGTACAGTTGCCCGGATTTTTATTTTCACTTAATAAAATACTCATTGGTCTTCCTACTATATTACTTCTGCCGACCACTACTGCATGCATTCCTTTTGTATCAATTTTATAATGCTGTAACAATAATATGATCCCATAAGGAGTTGCCGGAACATAAGTTGATAAACCCTGTACCATTCTGCCCACATTCACCGGGTGAAATCCATCTACATCTTTATCCGGATCGATAGCATTGATGATATGTTCATCATTAATATGTTTTGGTAAAGGCAATTGAACAAGGATGCCATCAATATCAGGATCGGTATTTAACTGGTGAATTTTTTCCAGTAGTTTATTTTCTGATATCTCCGATTCAAAACGTATCAAGGTTGATTTAAATCCTGATTCTTCGCAAGCCTTCACTTTTGCAGCTACATAAGTTTCGCTGGCGCCATTCGTACCCACGAGGATAGCAGCAAGATGGGGTACCTTTTTTCCTTCTGCCGCTAGTTGTGCCACGTCTATTTTAAGTTCATCTTTTATTGCCTGTGCAGTGAGTTTCCCGTCTAAAATTTTCATGTTGCAAAGATAGGTGAAGACGAATAGTTGAATGGATACATTTAAATAGGCGAAGTAATAATTTCGTAATTCAAATAATTTATCTTACAGAAAAATCTGTTTGAAAAAGGGTTTAGCTTTTATATTATTTTTTCAATTAGTAATCAACCTATCATCACAGGTTACCCGCAGGCCTGTTGCATCTCCTTACACGGGTCTTGGTGCTTATAGTATTTCACATGCTGATGTTTTTTCATTTACATCTAACCAGGCATCGTTGGCAGAAATAAAAGATATTTCTGCAGGTGTATATGGTGAAAGAAGGTTTTCATTATCAGAACTTAGTTATTATACCGCTGCCGTTGCATTACCAACATCATCAGGCAATTTTGGATTACAAACAGGTTATTTCGGTTTCAGTGATTATAAAGAAACACAGATCGGTCTTGCATATGGTAGGAAGTTGGGAAGCAAATTGGATCTGGGAGTTCAATTTGATTATAATTCTTTACAAATTGCCGGTTACGGAAATAGTTCAGCAATTAGTTTTCAAATAGGAGCGATCATGCATTTATCAGAACAA
This window contains:
- a CDS encoding radical SAM protein, with the translated sequence MEHFYTLQGEGYHQGKAAYFIRLGGCDVGCVWCDVKDSWDADKHPQLKIEDLLSDISKTAAGMVVITGGEPLMHDLDELTAALHEAGLKTNIETSGAHPLSGSWDWVCLSPKKFKAPLPEIIPHANELKIIIFNKSDFDWAEKYAALVSSECKLYLQPEWDKAAEMTPLIIEYIKANPKWELSLQIHKYINVP
- the folD gene encoding bifunctional methylenetetrahydrofolate dehydrogenase/methenyltetrahydrofolate cyclohydrolase FolD, with amino-acid sequence MKILDGKLTAQAIKDELKIDVAQLAAEGKKVPHLAAILVGTNGASETYVAAKVKACEESGFKSTLIRFESEISENKLLEKIHQLNTDPDIDGILVQLPLPKHINDEHIINAIDPDKDVDGFHPVNVGRMVQGLSTYVPATPYGIILLLQHYKIDTKGMHAVVVGRSNIVGRPMSILLSENKNPGNCTVTLCHSQTKNIAELCRSADIIVAALGKADFLTADMVKEGAIVIDVGITRVADASKKSGFKLKGDVDYENVAPKCSYITPVPGGVGPMTIAALLKNTFKACVQNN
- a CDS encoding TonB-dependent receptor; this translates as MKKGLAFILFFQLVINLSSQVTRRPVASPYTGLGAYSISHADVFSFTSNQASLAEIKDISAGVYGERRFSLSELSYYTAAVALPTSSGNFGLQTGYFGFSDYKETQIGLAYGRKLGSKLDLGVQFDYNSLQIAGYGNSSAISFQIGAIMHLSEQLHGGFHAYNPVGGKFGEDNQEKLASVYTAGMGYEASEKFFVSAEIQKEENKPVSVNAGIQYKFIPQLLVRGGVCSATSTVYAGIGLQLKSFRLDITTSHHPQLGITPGLLLLFSGKPPTPKGE